Genomic window (Abditibacteriota bacterium):
GGCCTCGGCGGCGGAATTGATCACGGACATGGCGTCAAAGGTCTCCTGCAGCTCCAGGTCCTCGCTGGCGGTGATATTCACCAGGACGCCGGTAGCGTTTTCGATGGAGGCGTCCAGCAGCTTGCTGCGGCAGGCTGCCTCGGCGGCTATCTTCGCCCTGTTTTCACCGGAGGCAATACCTATACCCATGAGAGCGGAGCCCTTGTCCTTCATGATGTGCTCCACGTCGGCAAAGTCCACGTTGATGTGGCCGGGCTGGGTGATGATGTCGGAAATGCCCTGCACGCCGTTCTTGAGGGTCTCGTCGGCTATGAGAAAAGCGTTCTTCAGAGTGATCTTCTTGTCGCAGACCTCGCTGAGCTTGCTGTTGGGGATGGCTATCAGGGTGTCCACGCAGGTCTTCAGATTCTTGATGCCTTCCTCGGCCTTGGCCGCTCTCTGGCCGCCTTCCCACACGAAGGGACGGGTCACGATGCCCACGGTGAGGATGCCCAGCTTCCGGGATATGTCGGCCACCACGGGAGCCGCTCCGGTACCGGTGCCGCCGCCCATGCCGGCAGTGATGAAGACCATGTCGGCCTTTTCCGAAGTCTCGCCGCCCATGAGCTCCTTTTCTATCTCTTCCTTGCTGTCCTCGGCCGCCTGTCTGCCCACCTCGGGATTACCTCCGGCGCCCAGGCCGTGAGTGAGTCTCTCGCCCAGCACTATCTTCTTTTTGCAGCTGGACATATCCAGCACCTGCTGGTCGGTGTTCAGGACCACGAACTCCACGCCCTCTACGCCGCTTTCCATCATTCTGTGAACAGCGTTCATGCCGGCTCCGCCGACGCCCAATACCTTGATCTTTGCTCCGCTTGCCATATCGCTTCTCCTTGGATACTATTGTTTACTCTCTTATTTTGGAAACAACCGGCTGAAAAAGCCGATGAATTTTTTGCCTATAGTCTCTCTCCGGGCGCTCTCCCCGGCGTCGTCCGCCGCCATGACCTTCAGGGCGCCCAGCACCGGGAACCACTGAGGATCCTCGGTGATGTAGTCCATGCCCGACAGTCCGTAGGACCTGCCGGTCTTGACTCTGAGGCCCCGGGGAGCCTCCCGCGACAGGGCTGCCGCCAGCCCCCGGACCATGGCCAGACCGCCTGTATAGACGTAGCCGGCAAACACCTGATCTCCGTAGCCCTCGTTTTCCACACAGGCCGTCACCCGGTCCGCCAGCTGCCTGACCAGATCCTCCAGGAAACGGTTGTATTCTCCCATCTCCAGCCATTTGCGCTCCGGATCGGAGGCCAGCCCCAGGAGCTTTTTGTCCTTTGAGTCCGTCATCAGCAGATTGGAATAGTTGTCGAACACGTAGGACGCCTCCTCAAAGGGGATCCTGTACACCCAGGAAATGGTGTTGACCAGATCGTGTATGCCCACGGGCAGCACGGCGCACAGCTGTATGTTGCCCTCGGTAAACACTGCCACGTCGGTCTTGTCCCAGCCCACGTCGGCCAGGACCACGCCCAGATCCCTTTCGCCCTGCTTGATGCAGGCCTCTGCGGCCAGATAGCTCTCGGGAAAAATGTCCACGTCCTTCAGGCCCACCAGGTCCACCAGCTGGCAGACGGCAGCCTTTTGCCGGTCGTCGGCATACGCCAGGAAATTCTCTCCCTGAAAACGGGTGCATTTTTCGCGGAGAGGGTCATAGGTGAACTCGCCGTCCACGTAATACTTCTTGTTGGACACGAACATCACCGACTTGCCGAACACGGGGGCCGAGTCGCTGATCACCTTGTCCAGCCTGTCCAGTATGCCGTAGGTGATGCGGGTGGGCTGCGAAAAGGCGATCTCGCCGGACCTGTTCCGGGACTCCAGACCGGAGCCGCTGAGACTGAAGCAGACGTGGTCGGGGTCCCCCTTGGAAAGACCCATCTGATAGATCAGATCCCGGACTATGGCTGCCACCGCTTCGGTATTCAGGATGATGCCCTTTTCGATGCCCTCGGAATTCGCGTGAGCCAC
Coding sequences:
- the ftsZ gene encoding cell division protein FtsZ is translated as MASGAKIKVLGVGGAGMNAVHRMMESGVEGVEFVVLNTDQQVLDMSSCKKKIVLGERLTHGLGAGGNPEVGRQAAEDSKEEIEKELMGGETSEKADMVFITAGMGGGTGTGAAPVVADISRKLGILTVGIVTRPFVWEGGQRAAKAEEGIKNLKTCVDTLIAIPNSKLSEVCDKKITLKNAFLIADETLKNGVQGISDIITQPGHINVDFADVEHIMKDKGSALMGIGIASGENRAKIAAEAACRSKLLDASIENATGVLVNITASEDLELQETFDAMSVINSAAEANNVNTEVIFGVVYDNKLKTDDKDEIKITVVATGFDQSSSPFVNPVVGVSKPKSAPQPPKAETAPKAEPAHTAPASKPAPQEQKQSYSKPSGNFKVPDFMKDRK